In the genome of Epinephelus fuscoguttatus linkage group LG4, E.fuscoguttatus.final_Chr_v1, the window CTTATCAAGCTGAACTGAACATCAGAGCTCGCAGCATAGTCCAGGACCTGACTGTATATTGAGCTGTGTAGTAAATCAGAAGCTGAGTACATGCAGAGCgtggacacaaacaaacacagcacaagTCTGAATGATTCACTGATTATGGCTTATTTTATTAATCCCAAGATGTGTAATAACAGGTTTTGTTTTCTCACACTTTGTGTCCTCAGAGTGTCGATATGTCTGCTGCCAGCTGTCTGCTGACTGAAGATCAGTTTCTGtgctccatctgtctggatGTGTTCACTGATCCAGTCAGCACACCATGTGGACACAACTTCTGTAAAACCTGCATCACTACACACTGGGACATTCATGTCCAGTGTCAGTGTCCAAACTGTAAAGAGGTTTTTGATCCAAGACCTCAACTTCGAGTCAACACTTTCATCTCTGAGATGGCTGCTCAGTTCAGACAGTCAGCTCAACagaaagccagcagcagcagcagcagcagctcagagcaaCAAGTTTCCAAACCAGCAGAAGTTCCCTGTGACGTCTGCACTGGAACCAGACTGAAGGCCCTGAAGTCCTGCCTGGTGTGTCTGGTCTCCTACTGTGACACTCACCTGGAGCCTCATCTGACAAGATCAGGCCTGAAGAAACATCAGCTGATCGACCCTGTGGAGAACCTGGAAGGCAGGATGTGTCTGAAGCACGATAAACCGCTGGAGCTGTTCTGTAAGACCGACcagatgtgtgtctgcatgctctgCACCTATTCAGACCACAAGACACATGATGTTGTTCCTCTGAGAGAAGAATATGAAGGAAAGAAGGCCGAGCTGGGGAAGACAGAGGCTGAAATTCAGCAGATGATCCAGAAGAGACGACTGAAGATTGAGGAGATCAAACACTCAGTGGAGCTCAGTAAGAaagatgcagacagagagatagcagatggtgttcaggtcttcaccgCTCTGAAGGAGTCTGTTGAGAGAAGCCAGGCCGAGCTCATGGACACCatcaaagagaagcagagaaagacagagaaacaggctgAAGGCTTCATCAAAGAGCTGGAACAGGAAATCTCTGAGCTGAAGAAGAGGAGCACTGAGGTGGAGCAGCTCTCACACTCTAAagaccacctccacctcctccaaagCTTCCGGTCCCTGAACACTGCTCCACCCACCAAGGACTGGACAGAGGTCAGCGTCCGTCCACCTTCATATGAGGGGACTGTGAGGAGAGCCGTGAGTCAGCTGGAGGAGACGCTCAGTAAACAGATGAAGAAGCTGTTTGAGGTCGAGCTGAAGAGGGTCCAGCAGTCTGCAGTGGATGTGACACTTGATCCTGATACAGCACATCCTGGACTCATTCTGTCTGATGATGGAAAACAAGTAAAGCTTGGTGAAGTGTGGAAGAATGTCCCAGACAATCCGAAGAGATTTCATGCTTATGTTAATGTCTTAGCAAAGCAGAGTTTCTCTTCAGGAAGATTTTATTATGAGGTTCAGGTTAAAGGGAAGACTGGATGGAATTTAGGAGTGGCCAGAGAGTCGATCAACAGGAAGGGAGAAATCGCAGCAAACCCTCAGAATGGCTTCTGGTTATTATCTTTGAGGAATGAAAATGAGTACTATGCTCGTGCTGATCCTTCAGTCAGTCTCTCTCTGAAGTCTCGGCCTGAGAAGGTGGGGGTGTTTGTGGATTATGAAGAGGGTCTGGTCTCCTTTTATGATGCTGATGCTGCAGCTCTTATCTACTCCTTTACTGGTGGCCacttcactgagaaactctaCCCATACTTCAGTCCTTGTACTAACAATTATGGTAAAAACTCCGCCCctctgatcatctctcctgtcaCACTAAGTAGAACAGCCACTTAATTTTCTGCAAACAGACTGCAAAACACTTCATAAaagaaaattacacatttacCAGCACTGTTGGCCTTTCATGCTGAATTCTTTTTCAGACTCTGATGaatgttttttccccttttttgatGCACAGTTGGGACTTTTTGGAAAATGTTTCTAtgcttttttgctttttctaAATACTGCTGCTACATTTTTCATGGATTCCtaaattcatttgaaaaaaCTTAATTACATGCACAATAACAAGATTCTTCTGTGATTTTTTGTGTCCTGTATCCAAACAGTATTTGTAGTGCATTTTCAAtctgttcatcaaaacaaactcCTGTAACTTCTCGTGCTCTGATACTTAAAAAGAAATTTTGTCACAGATGATTGTGCAGACTATTTTCTCTTTTAAGTATAAAGCAACTGAAATGTTGTAAAATAAGATATGAATCCACATTCAAGACAAATAACAAATAGATGACTTACAGTTTAATATTTGCAACTTTTAAATttagacattttgacttttttgctatatgcacattaaaatatccaAATATTGATCTTATTTAGGATACCACATTTACATGAGACATGTAAACCTGGTCATCCAGCTCCTATACATGATCaggaaacttgaataaatataaaaaaaaaaacccaccacctTCACCTTTATGTTATGTCTGAAAAACATTTGCTGTACATATTTGTTTTCTAAttgatatattttatataaCCATTTTAATATGATGGTGGCAATATCATATTGTACAGGCAGTGGTGGACGAAGTAGGCTGACACCATCCTTAATGTCAGTAAAAGTATTAATACCACACTGAAATTACTCCactaaaagtaaaagtcctgtgtaCAAAACCTTACTGAAGTACAAGTCTGTAGGTGTTTTCAGCAGGATGTACTCCTGGTAGGCTATAAAAACTAAAAGTATTCATTGCACAGTAAAacagtgttttactgttttatctGATATGTTTGGATGAATATTCCTGCTGCATTAATATGTATGTGGCATTTAATGCTGGGGATGTTTAAGGTTGTGCATTGTAACTGGGTTTAGCAGTGGATGGAGACTGTTTGGCTCTGAAAACTGCAGCTGCCTTGATCTCGCGAGAATATTGTTGTCCACTTTTGCATGATGTCAGAGGAAGTCAGACACTAACCAGCATGTGTTGTGCTGCGATCGGCCGTGATCGATTCTGTGCAGGCCCGGCTCATTTCCAATGAGCCAAATCTCACCAGATTGAGgcagctgcagtttttagagccaggcacTGCAGCTGGTCTCTACCGACTACAAGCcccagggcatgatgggaaacacctggctctcacctgatctaacagctgattggtttagatgttgacTCAGTAATATAATGTTTTAGataatcttttcatttttgttgaattggAGAGATTTTGACACTAActgtctgatttgaaggtttattctgtgaacggAAAACATGCTGTggctgatggtgaagtttagtagTCAGAGAGACTGAATACGTTCACATTACAGATCCTAAACTATACACAGTCTATATCAGTGGTTCTTAAATGGTGTGCCGTGATgccaatctgtgtgtgtgttgtgggatTTTTTGAttaccacacattattattccAATATTCAGCTGGGCCTcttcaaaaagttatgaatgaattctTAATTGACTGCATCAGTATGTTGTTTGCACCCATTTCCCAATAAAGAGGCAACTCTagctaaaaatgtaatttcatttgatttaatgtaaaaaacCTTCATAGGGAACCTATTTGTTGCCATTCGCGCATGGGAATTATCAGTGTGTGactcatcaaaagccctgattggcagccagtgtgaggcatgatgacatttaaaaggagacagCAGCGAGTGTGACGATGGATCGCTTTATTCtacagagcaaattacaacaaagcaccagtgaaGACGACCGACAAcctaaagaaaaaagaaaaaaaaagtcattagaCAGTATCATGAAAACTATCTGTCTTACTTTTAATGTtttgataagagtgataacacacgttaTAGAAGCtactgtgcacagatataaatacaggtgtgcttTGAGATTTTAGCTCGCCCTTTGGTGCGCATCAGACAccaaaagtttgaaaaccactgatcTATATTTacactggactgttttaattattgaaataCTTAGCGACACAAAGACTTGTGGTCAGTAGGATGAGAGGATTCTTAAAATCAAGAGAGGATGGCAGAAGAAATACCTGCACACCAGTTCAACTgagctggacagccacaaaaaaggttcacaggctgagatcaatgcccAAACATGTCAATTAATTCAAAACATTAGTGCACAAAAAGAagagtgctcaaagtgcaaaataaaaaaataaaaagtgataaaaacagcagcaaatgtcTCAGTCCTTGATTATCATCCATCCTCTCTTGACTGTCCAGTGCACCAACACACCCAAGATAAACTTTGTTGTTGCCCTGACTGggtgcagtttcacagcagccctgagGATTCTAAAACGTAACATCTGtccagatgtgaagccctgactgcaTCTGACCGATCTTTAAtaaaagctgttgtcttgtatttctttcctctctgtgttttcatgttCTGTATTTGAGGGGACAGTTCTGCTCAGCTGGCTAATCtacagcagcaaactgatatgatgctgatttacataaGAATTCATGTGGAAGGTGAACAGATCGCATGTGAAGCATTTTATTAGGCTACTCTGTCATCATTAAAACAGTTCATGTCTGTGAAGAAACTTAACACAGTTCACTTTCctcaaatgaaagaaaaaagtctaattaaaaaaaatcacttgtaGTGATTGTAATaactgtttaaatatttttattcctGGTTATTCTGGTATCTAGTTTTTatcatctattttttttctgttgtcttgATAACATTGTCAGGGATCAGTTCTggaaggacccaaatgcagagcagagGGCAGGTTTGAGGTTCAACAAAAAGTGAGCTTTAATAAAGATGATAAAAAACATCCAGAGCAGGCAGGTAACTGAAAGTCTACATGACAGAGGACCAAACACTGGAAACCAACCGAGATAACGTCATGaactcaggaaaaaaaaatccaaataggACAAAAGACACCAGGCAGGGGACGACACCAAGAACACAAGAATGAACGCAGATGAACAGACaaagaacaaagggaaacacactgGTGTGTGTACACAGAAAAGTAACAACAAGACACGGGCAAAAAGAGGGAAACTGAGATTTGCTAACAACAAACATGCCGTCTAAACAAAATCACCAATATTTCtccatttatcacagccagatGCTGTAAGAACAGAAATTATTGTGGATTATCACATTTCCGACAGtgcttggacacatcatgtgcaacaaacgcttcagaaaaaataaatgtgatatttcctcaaaatcactttattcaacatcttatttcaaatttggctcaaaataaaaacagtttccaTGATTTTAAACTCCTGGATTTTCTTCTGCTTTTAACTTTCAGACATCAAAGGGTGAGGTTTAAAAATCTAACAAGTAAGTTATGATGGAGAGAGGGTCACTTATTCTCAAGGAAAAAATATTGTAGTTTCCAGgagctttatatatatatacatatatatatatatatatatatatcccttACTTTAAGACTTTATCTTATTCACCTGGGGTGTCTCCTCTTAACAACATATTTGATGTGCAGTTTATTGCACCAGTTCAGTGTTTGTGGGCGTCGCCTGGCATGATTTGCACGACAAGAGTGAATCTCCAGAATTTCATCTTTGGCTTTTGACTTAACAAATAACATTCCTGTGTGTCACATCAGTCAGTGAAAACTCCTCAGTAAAACATGATCATAGACAGGAGTATGAAATGTTTCCTCCTTGTACACTGAGAGGTGGAGCAACAGAGCTATGATGTCACATTTCCTGAAAGTCAGTGTGagtgagagcagagctgcagtggagacaagtctctgtgtttctctctacACAAACATTCAACTGAATCCAGCAGGTTTTCATCAACAGCAAACTCTGGTGAGTTCACTGACCTACAGagacaacaggaaactgaagaTTCCGTCATAAGTTTAGTTAAAACAAGGATCAgttacagagaaagagaaacctAGTCATGCTAAAAGCTAACTGTCCTAGCCTGGATTCACTTTGGAGCTTCTCTTATTGCCTCTAAAGCCGTTTATATATAAAACTATAACAACAGCTTCACTGTTTGTGTAGtggctgctgtctgtctttgtaaGGCTGTACAGCTGATcatatttactgtgtttaaACAACTGATGTGAACTGAAAACCTGAGCTTTACTCAGACAGGAAGTTCCACTCAGGCTACATTTTAACTGAGGTCCAAGTTCAAGTTTTAGTTTATTGTCATATACATTAAAAAGTACAATTGTACATTTAAATGCAGTGCAATACATCTAATCTGGCTCTGTCAGCCCTTTAAAACATATGTAAATAAGAGATAAATAAAAGACTATAAGAGGAAAGAAATCCAAATGTATTCCATATACTCTCAaaggccactttattaggtacaccttacCAGTCCTGGGTCGGACCCCCTTTtaccttcagaactgccttaattcttacTACTCTTGAGCCTTTTTTTGGGAcagctttcaagagtgtggcagcaggttgcgtctgaagTTGCTAAGCAACCCTAACAATCACTGTTAGACCTGTCTGTAGACCTACCGTCTGTGGGACTCTGGATACATGCAGGTTGTGGCCACTAATTCATCGACAGCCACAGCACATATTtgcatcgctgcatttccttaTAAAATCTGGCTGTCAGGTGTGATATGACAACAGCATTAAGGAtgactcttcttcttctaatcatggtttaattttagttttgttttctcacaCCTTTGTGTCCTCAGAGTGTCGATATGTCTGCTGCCAGCTGTCTGCTGACTGAAGATCAGTTTCTGtgctccatctgtctggatGTGTTCACTGATCCAGTCGCCATACCATGTGGACACAACTTCTGTAAAACCTGCATCACTGAACACTGGGATATTAATGTCCAGTGTCAGTGTCCAAACTGTAAAGAGGTTTTTGATCCAAGACCTCAACTTCGAGTCAACACTTTCATCTCTGAGATGGCTGCTCAGTTCAGACAGTCAGCTCAACagaaagccagcagcagcagctcagagcagcAAGTTTCCAAACCAGGAGAAGTTCCCTGTGACGTCTGCACTGGAACCAAACTGAAGGCCCTGAAGTCCtgcctggtttgtttgttctcgTACTGTGAGACTCACCTGGAGCCTCATCTGACAATGTCACGCCTGAAGAAACATCAGCTGATCGACCCTGTGGAGAACCTGGAAGGCAGGATGTGTCTGAAGCACGATAAACTGCTGGAGCTGTTCTGTAAGACCGACCAGATGTGTATCTGCATGCTCTGCCCCTATTCAGACCACAAGACACATGATGTTGTTCCTCTGAGAGAAGGATATGAAGGAAAGAAGGCTGAGCTTGAGGCTGAAATTCAGCAGATGATCCAGAAGACACAACTGAAGATTAAGGAGATCAAACACTCAGTGGAGCTCAGTGAGGaagatgcagacagagagatagcagatggtgttcaggtcttcaccgCTCTGAAGGAGTCTGTTGAGAGAAGCCAGGCCGAGTTCATCGACATGatcaaagagaagcagagaaagacagagaaacaggctgAAGGCTTCATCAAAGAGCTGGAACAGGAAATCTCTGAGCTGAAGAAGAGGAGCACTGAGGTGGAGCAGCTCTCACGTTCTGAagaccacctccacctcctccaaagCTTCATGTCCCTGAACGCTGCTCCACCCACCAAGGACTGGACAGAGGTCAGCGTCCGTCCACCTTCATATGAGGAGACTATGAAAAGAGCTGTGACTGAACTGGAGGAGACGATAAGTAAACAGACGGAGAAGCTGTTGGCTAAGGCCAAGCTGAAGCGGATCCAGCAGTATGCAGTGGATGTGACACTCGATCCTGATACAGCACATCCCAACCTCATCCTGTTTCGTGATGGAAAACAAGTCAGACTTGGTTATGTAAAGAAGAATCTCCCAGACAAACCAGAGAGATTTGATACTTGTCCTAATGTCTTAGCAAAGCAGAGCTGCTCATCAGGAAGATTTTATTATGAGGTGCAGGTTAAAAGGAAAACTAAGTGGCATTTAGGAGTGGCCAGAGAGTCGATAAACAGGAAAGGATCAATCACAGCAAACCCTGAGAATGGTTTCTGGACAATATCTTTGAGGACTGACAACAGGTACTATGCTCGTGCTGGCCCTGATATCCGTCTGTCTCTGGAGTCTCAGCCTGAGAAGGTGGGGGTGTTTGTGGATTATGAAGAGGGTCTGGTCTCCTTTTATGATGTTGATGCTGCAGCTCTTATCTACTCCTTTACTGGCTGCtccttcactgagaaactctaCCCATTCTTCTGTCCCCGTCTTAATGATGGTAAAAACTCTGCCCctctgatcatctctcctgtcaATCATGAGTAAAACGACCACTTGATTTTCTATAGACTGAGAAACACTTAAATCCCCCCTCCAGCCAGTGTTACttcttgttgttgctgtgttaaCCTTCTTTTGTAAACAGAGAATGGGGGTCTGTTCAATAGTCAGATGTAACATTAATCCATTTCCATAACAACAAGACTGCAGCTACAGTCGATTGGAAAACAGCAATATGGCACTTAGGTTGATGAGTTtcctgtttatcagaccacagatTAGATAACTGGCACAACATGGCGACTGTCTCTCTCACTCGctgtcttcttctttgttggttgttgttgtgatgAAGCGCCGTGTGGCTGCTGCCAGACGGGAGAGCCGCACATCTGCGTGTAGACCACAGTCCACCGCAGGAAGGATGGACATGTTGGGGAGGTCCATTGTTTGAAATGGATTTGTGGGACATTTTGGAGGTGTACTGTACACCAGCATCAGCTGCTCTTGACTCAGCTCAGCACCGACACCGCCCCAGGCAGCACTGCGATTCATATAATATTCTTATTATTCTAATGGGACTTTTAACTAAAAGTTGTGTGCTTCACAGCGATCTGACCTGTTAAGCTCCACTGAGCAgttcggttcagttcagttcagtagtTTCCGTTTCCACAGtgtaaagttgtggatggtcccaacagaagcgttccttagcgtccccatgtttggtcccccctctgttggggtacctagcacacagatctggtactaaaaggtggagctgtgaacactgcagtctgattggtcagtagaggacgctcactctgctcagggctgagttgtgtctggttttgaggctcatgtaaccactgttcatactgtggagagttttattagtaaactgtaactataaaatgaaaggatgttttgctgcctctcacagcagctggagtctgagaaataataacttcattcactgggccgactgccggcaacttttaaggtggaacgttaacttgtaatgttactcaatgcatgagttgatgacgtgaatccatcagcaca includes:
- the LOC125887800 gene encoding E3 ubiquitin-protein ligase TRIM21-like; this translates as MSAASCLLTEDQFLCSICLDVFTDPVAIPCGHNFCKTCITEHWDINVQCQCPNCKEVFDPRPQLRVNTFISEMAAQFRQSAQQKASSSSSEQQVSKPGEVPCDVCTGTKLKALKSCLVCLFSYCETHLEPHLTMSRLKKHQLIDPVENLEGRMCLKHDKLLELFCKTDQMCICMLCPYSDHKTHDVVPLREGYEGKKAELEAEIQQMIQKTQLKIKEIKHSVELSEEDADREIADGVQVFTALKESVERSQAEFIDMIKEKQRKTEKQAEGFIKELEQEISELKKRSTEVEQLSRSEDHLHLLQSFMSLNAAPPTKDWTEVSVRPPSYEETMKRAVTELEETISKQTEKLLAKAKLKRIQQYAVDVTLDPDTAHPNLILFRDGKQVRLGYVKKNLPDKPERFDTCPNVLAKQSCSSGRFYYEVQVKRKTKWHLGVARESINRKGSITANPENGFWTISLRTDNRYYARAGPDIRLSLESQPEKVGVFVDYEEGLVSFYDVDAAALIYSFTGCSFTEKLYPFFCPRLNDGKNSAPLIISPVNHE
- the LOC125887795 gene encoding zinc finger protein RFP-like isoform X2, with product MSAASCLLTEDQFLCSICLDVFTDPVSTPCGHNFCKTCITTHWDIHVQCQCPNCKEVFDPRPQLRVNTFISEMAAQFRQSAQQKASSSSSSSSEQQVSKPAEVPCDVCTGTRLKALKSCLVCLVSYCDTHLEPHLTRSGLKKHQLIDPVENLEGRMCLKHDKPLELFCKTDQMCVCMLCTYSDHKTHDVVPLREEYEGKKAELGKTEAEIQQMIQKRRLKIEEIKHSVELSKKDADREIADGVQVFTALKESVERSQAELMDTIKEKQRKTEKQAEGFIKELEQEISELKKRSTEVEQLSHSKDHLHLLQSFRSLNTAPPTKDWTEVSVRPPSYEGTVRRAVSQLEETLSKQMKKLFEVELKRVQQSAVDVTLDPDTAHPGLILSDDGKQVKLGEVWKNVPDNPKRFHAYVNVLAKQSFSSGRFYYEVQVKGKTGWNLGVARESINRKGEIAANPQNGFWLLSLRNENEYYARADPSVSLSLKSRPEKVGVFVDYEEGLVSFYDADAAALIYSFTGGHFTEKLYPYFSPCTNNYGKNSAPLIISPVTLSRTAT
- the LOC125887795 gene encoding E3 ubiquitin-protein ligase TRIM21-like isoform X1, translated to MAAASCLLTEDQFLCSICLDVFTDPVTTPCGHNFCKTCITTHWKMNVKCQCPNCKKVFSTRPELQVNTFISEMAAQFRQSAQQKASSSSSEQQVSKPGEVPCDVCTGTKLKALKSCLVCLVSYCETHLEPHLTKPGLKKHQLIDPVENLEGRMCPKHDKQLELFCKTDQMCVCMLCAVSDHKTHDVVPLREEYEGKKAELGKTEAEIQQMILKRRLKIEEIKHSVELSKEDADREIADGVQVFTALKESVERSQAELMDTIKEKQRKTEKQAEGFIKELEQEISELKKRSTEVEQLSHSKDHLHLLQSFRSLNTAPPTKDWTEVSVRPPSYEGTVRRAVSQLEETLSKQMKKLFEVELKRVQQSAVDVTLDPDTAHPGLILSDDGKQVKLGEVWKNVPDNPKRFHAYVNVLAKQSFSSGRFYYEVQVKGKTGWNLGVARESINRKGEIAANPQNGFWLLSLRNENEYYARADPSVSLSLKSRPEKVGVFVDYEEGLVSFYDADAAALIYSFTGGHFTEKLYPYFSPCTNNYGKNSAPLIISPVTLSRTAT